A genomic window from Streptomyces broussonetiae includes:
- a CDS encoding MarR family winged helix-turn-helix transcriptional regulator, protein MASKSSGGRVDLPGFFADLVRCETRLYNALNDRLRERHGIVTSQFEFLRFLRDHPGARVADLAVEFAIGIGATSKGIDRLEKQAWVIRRTNPSDRRSSLLDLTDDGRQLVEAAEVTFTEMLAELTAGTIGGPSGLAAVQILSELRSVLERDQIGLPTG, encoded by the coding sequence ATGGCATCTAAGTCAAGCGGTGGCCGGGTCGACCTCCCGGGCTTCTTCGCCGACCTCGTCCGCTGCGAGACGCGCCTCTACAACGCGCTGAACGACCGTCTTCGCGAGCGGCACGGGATCGTCACCTCGCAGTTCGAGTTCCTGCGCTTCCTGCGCGACCACCCCGGGGCCCGGGTGGCGGACCTCGCTGTCGAGTTCGCCATCGGGATCGGTGCGACCAGTAAGGGCATCGACCGCCTGGAGAAGCAGGCATGGGTCATCCGGCGAACCAATCCATCGGATCGCCGCTCATCACTGCTGGACCTGACCGATGACGGCCGGCAACTCGTCGAGGCGGCAGAGGTGACCTTCACCGAAATGCTGGCCGAGCTGACCGCAGGCACCATCGGCGGCCCCTCAGGACTGGCCGCCGTGCAGATCCTCTCGGAACTCCGCTCCGTGCTCGAACGCGACCAGATCGGCCTGCCTACAGGCTGA
- a CDS encoding TopoII/MutL transducer domain-containing protein, whose product MKLDHPEFERATRDRLGNGPTRGCVAEAVREHPTAWLRASPVQATAVLARISMTTRH is encoded by the coding sequence GTGAAGCTCGATCACCCCGAGTTCGAGAGGGCCACCCGCGACCGGCTGGGCAACGGACCCACGCGCGGCTGCGTCGCCGAGGCCGTCCGAGAGCATCCGACCGCCTGGCTCCGCGCCAGCCCGGTCCAAGCGACGGCCGTCCTCGCCCGGATCTCGATGACCACCCGCCACTGA
- a CDS encoding AfsR/SARP family transcriptional regulator: MIFGILGPLLVEDSQGPRTLAAPKQRTLLASLLLRPNQVVPVADLLDRLWGDHHPASATATLHNHIARLRRSLGEEAGARVRTRAPGYLVEVLNDQELDLASFRALHTAAATTAQDGEYDRAAALLRRALGLWRGSALSDVPATAAHSQERVQLDELRLVVWQQRIEYDLESGVGEALIPELRELLAARPFQESLYGQLMRALYRSGRQADALGVFREARAALLDELGVEPGPALQQLHEGLLRQDPGLAQNQPARLRPPQPHSRAEPPRAPFQLPPGVADFTGRQEESAALIAALTADGGHGPRIAAVSGQAGSGKTELALQAAWRLRDTFTDGVLFADLQGQQSRSADPADVLAAFARALGAERSAIPAEREVCAALYHGLAAGRRLLVVLDNAADSSQVRPLLPGPGSAVLVTSRRRLTGLAGARPFDLGLLSQSEAADLFRKVAGRGYDEPDAVAAITARCGYLPLALRIAGARLAARPAWSVQEIAERLADRRHRMDELRAEDMDVRASLMLSYAALPGPNARAFRLLALANAPMLPLSVASAMLDLPRRRAEQILEELVDAHLLTCPQRGSYGFHDLQRLFGKEQAAATETAQERLAALRRGARAARRSTGGPADPGLAALRRVVDDVASTYAIGEPLEYGPAARRHAMSGERRTLHGTVL, translated from the coding sequence TTGATCTTCGGCATCTTGGGGCCGCTGCTGGTCGAGGACAGTCAAGGGCCACGGACACTCGCCGCCCCCAAGCAGCGAACCCTCCTCGCGTCGCTACTCCTACGGCCGAACCAGGTCGTCCCTGTCGCGGATCTTCTGGACCGCCTATGGGGCGATCACCATCCGGCCAGCGCGACAGCGACGCTGCACAACCACATCGCCCGGCTGAGGCGTTCGCTCGGCGAGGAGGCCGGTGCCCGTGTCCGGACCCGGGCACCGGGTTACCTCGTGGAGGTCCTGAACGACCAGGAACTGGACCTGGCTTCTTTCCGCGCACTGCACACCGCCGCGGCCACTACGGCCCAGGACGGCGAGTACGACAGGGCAGCTGCCCTGCTGCGCCGGGCCCTTGGGCTGTGGCGCGGGAGTGCCCTGAGCGACGTGCCCGCCACAGCGGCGCACAGCCAGGAGAGGGTGCAGCTCGACGAGCTGCGACTTGTTGTCTGGCAGCAGCGCATCGAGTACGACCTGGAGAGCGGGGTCGGCGAAGCCCTGATTCCCGAGCTGCGGGAGCTACTGGCCGCACGCCCCTTCCAGGAGAGCCTGTATGGCCAGCTCATGCGCGCGCTCTACCGATCGGGGCGGCAGGCCGACGCCTTGGGCGTGTTCCGGGAGGCGCGCGCCGCGCTGCTGGACGAGCTGGGCGTTGAACCGGGCCCCGCGCTCCAGCAGCTCCACGAGGGCCTGCTGCGGCAGGACCCCGGCCTAGCACAGAACCAGCCGGCCCGGCTCCGGCCCCCGCAGCCCCACTCCCGTGCTGAGCCACCGCGCGCGCCCTTCCAACTTCCGCCTGGTGTCGCCGATTTCACCGGGCGCCAAGAGGAGTCCGCGGCCCTGATCGCCGCGCTCACTGCCGATGGCGGTCACGGCCCCCGGATCGCTGCGGTGTCAGGGCAGGCCGGCAGCGGCAAGACCGAGCTTGCGCTGCAGGCAGCATGGCGACTGCGCGACACCTTCACCGACGGCGTGCTCTTCGCCGACCTGCAGGGTCAGCAGAGCCGATCAGCGGACCCTGCCGACGTGCTGGCCGCCTTCGCCCGCGCCCTGGGCGCGGAGAGGAGCGCGATCCCAGCCGAACGGGAGGTATGCGCGGCCCTCTATCACGGCCTCGCTGCGGGGCGCCGGCTGCTGGTGGTACTGGACAACGCCGCCGACAGCTCGCAGGTGCGTCCGCTGCTTCCCGGCCCCGGCAGCGCCGTCCTGGTCACCAGCAGGCGCCGACTCACGGGCCTCGCCGGGGCCCGCCCGTTCGACCTGGGCCTTCTCTCGCAGTCCGAAGCGGCCGACCTGTTCAGGAAGGTCGCCGGACGTGGGTACGACGAGCCGGATGCCGTCGCCGCGATTACGGCCCGGTGTGGCTACCTGCCGCTGGCGCTGCGCATCGCCGGGGCCAGGCTGGCCGCCCGACCAGCCTGGAGCGTGCAGGAGATCGCCGAACGGCTCGCCGACCGCCGCCACCGGATGGACGAGCTGCGGGCCGAGGACATGGACGTACGGGCCAGCCTCATGCTCAGCTATGCGGCGCTGCCCGGGCCGAACGCCCGCGCCTTCCGACTGCTGGCGCTCGCGAACGCGCCGATGCTGCCGCTGTCCGTCGCCTCCGCGATGCTCGACCTGCCGCGGCGTCGCGCTGAACAGATCCTCGAAGAACTGGTCGACGCACATCTGCTGACCTGCCCTCAGCGAGGTTCCTACGGCTTCCACGATCTTCAGAGGCTGTTCGGCAAGGAGCAGGCCGCCGCCACCGAGACGGCGCAGGAGCGGCTGGCGGCCCTGCGCCGCGGGGCCCGCGCCGCGCGCCGATCCACCGGTGGCCCGGCGGATCCCGGGCTCGCCGCACTGCGCCGCGTCGTCGACGACGTCGCCAGCACGTACGCGATCGGCGAGCCCCTCGAGTACGGCCCCGCCGCGCGCCGCCACGCGATGTCCGGCGAACGCCGCACCCTGCACGGCACCGTCCTCTGA
- a CDS encoding V-type ATP synthase subunit F has product MGTVAAIGSRTAVCGLALAGVDVRVAEDPDAVRRAWHGLPGTAAIVILTAEAAEALGTAATAPAPSRPLTVVMPP; this is encoded by the coding sequence ATGGGCACCGTGGCCGCCATCGGGTCACGGACCGCCGTGTGCGGGTTGGCCCTGGCCGGGGTCGACGTCCGCGTCGCCGAGGATCCGGACGCCGTCCGCCGGGCCTGGCACGGGCTTCCGGGCACGGCCGCCATTGTGATTCTCACGGCAGAGGCCGCCGAAGCGCTGGGGACGGCGGCCACGGCTCCTGCCCCGTCCCGACCGCTGACGGTGGTGATGCCCCCATGA
- a CDS encoding V-type ATPase 116kDa subunit family protein: MPFAEAMTPVRMRRVAVIVPQATLRDALVRIAGAGCVELDRAEEAPPGAAAVRLRRLRGGATTAGPESATTAVLAATAPDLDLLEERRSLALLAGEAQLEERADGAVLQGEVAALAGWCPATEVARVAGRLAAAGGALLPLPLPHGTDPPTLLRPGRPVSFAPLVTTYGTPAYRDLDPSWPAGVAYVAMFGIMFGDVGHGALLVLGALALRLRRPHRFARLSHLWPFLAGAGIASMIAGAAYGEFFGPTGLLPVLWLSPLADPARLLAASVILGAALLSVAHAAGAVNRVREHGWGAALFAASGCAGLLFYLGLALAAAGLLLHRPPAVVIGACAALVGLALVALGLFRATAGGGAGCAETAVRLFDVVVRTGTNSLSFARLAAFGLTHAALAGLVWRGTTGLAGRGAAGVVGAGLLFTVGTAVSFCLEALVAGVQALRLEFYELFSRIFETEGHPFRPWHVLPAESADRATKVIPCSPG, translated from the coding sequence ATGCCCTTCGCTGAGGCGATGACGCCGGTCCGGATGCGCCGTGTGGCGGTGATCGTGCCGCAGGCGACCCTGCGGGATGCGCTGGTGCGGATCGCCGGGGCCGGTTGCGTGGAACTGGACCGCGCCGAGGAGGCGCCTCCGGGTGCGGCGGCGGTACGGCTGCGGCGGCTCCGGGGAGGTGCCACGACGGCCGGACCCGAGAGCGCCACCACGGCCGTCCTCGCCGCCACCGCGCCCGACCTCGATCTGCTCGAAGAGCGTCGCAGTCTCGCGTTGCTGGCGGGCGAGGCCCAGCTCGAGGAACGCGCGGACGGCGCGGTACTGCAGGGAGAAGTGGCCGCACTGGCCGGGTGGTGCCCGGCCACCGAAGTGGCTCGCGTCGCCGGCCGGCTGGCCGCCGCGGGCGGCGCACTGCTGCCGCTGCCGCTCCCGCATGGCACCGACCCGCCGACGCTGCTGCGACCGGGCAGGCCCGTCTCCTTCGCGCCGCTGGTCACGACGTACGGCACACCGGCGTACCGGGACCTCGACCCCTCGTGGCCTGCGGGCGTCGCCTACGTCGCCATGTTCGGGATCATGTTCGGTGACGTGGGGCACGGGGCCTTGCTGGTGCTCGGCGCGCTCGCGCTCCGCCTGAGGCGGCCCCACCGGTTCGCCCGGCTCAGCCATCTGTGGCCGTTCCTGGCGGGCGCGGGCATCGCCTCTATGATCGCGGGCGCGGCCTACGGGGAGTTCTTCGGCCCGACCGGGCTGCTGCCCGTGCTGTGGTTGAGCCCGTTGGCCGACCCGGCCCGCCTCCTGGCCGCCTCCGTGATCCTCGGGGCCGCACTGCTCTCGGTCGCGCATGCGGCCGGCGCGGTCAACCGCGTGCGTGAGCACGGCTGGGGGGCAGCGTTGTTCGCCGCGTCCGGCTGTGCCGGTCTGCTCTTCTACCTGGGGCTCGCCCTGGCCGCGGCCGGTCTGCTGCTGCACCGACCGCCTGCGGTGGTCATCGGGGCCTGTGCCGCCCTGGTCGGGCTGGCGCTGGTGGCGCTCGGCCTGTTCCGCGCCACGGCGGGCGGAGGCGCCGGATGCGCCGAGACGGCCGTTCGGCTGTTCGACGTCGTCGTACGCACGGGCACCAACAGCCTCTCGTTCGCCCGGCTCGCCGCTTTCGGCCTCACTCACGCGGCGCTCGCCGGCCTCGTGTGGCGCGGCACCACGGGCCTGGCCGGGCGCGGTGCCGCAGGGGTCGTCGGCGCCGGTCTGCTGTTCACCGTGGGCACGGCCGTCTCGTTCTGCCTGGAGGCCTTGGTGGCCGGGGTGCAGGCTCTGCGGCTGGAGTTCTACGAGCTCTTCTCCCGGATCTTCGAGACGGAGGGCCACCCGTTCCGTCCCTGGCACGTTCTCCCGGCGGAATCCGCCGACCGCGCTACGAAGGTGATCCCATGCTCACCTGGCTGA
- a CDS encoding ATP synthase subunit C — translation MLTWLIVLPVLAAVLGAGRLLRRRRARHAFRWLLGANLALLGAACAVLATALASPAQASAQAAASGGVNGAALIGAAIAVAGASIGAAIAVAYTGAAALAALSERPEMFGRAMVIVGLAEGIAVYGLVVAILLIGKAG, via the coding sequence ATGCTCACCTGGCTGATCGTCCTGCCGGTCCTGGCTGCGGTGCTCGGTGCCGGACGGCTGCTGCGGCGACGCCGGGCCAGACACGCCTTCCGCTGGCTGCTGGGCGCGAACCTGGCCCTGTTGGGTGCTGCCTGCGCCGTTCTGGCCACGGCGCTGGCGAGCCCCGCTCAGGCGTCGGCGCAGGCCGCGGCGTCCGGCGGGGTCAACGGGGCCGCTCTGATCGGGGCGGCCATCGCGGTGGCCGGTGCCTCGATCGGTGCCGCGATCGCCGTCGCCTACACGGGCGCCGCGGCACTGGCCGCCCTGAGCGAACGACCGGAGATGTTCGGGCGTGCGATGGTGATCGTCGGTCTGGCGGAGGGCATCGCAGTGTACGGACTGGTGGTCGCGATCCTGCTGATCGGAAAGGCAGGATGA
- a CDS encoding V-type ATP synthase subunit A gives MGSAVTPGCSQGADPQAAGFAPAASRRNRASRPRILRVAGPLVEIVCPGSVAMHDLVTLGAAGLPGEVVAIRGDTATVQAYEYTGGLAPGHPAQPLGRPLTVRLAPDLLGGVFDGLLRPLTDAGEWLTSGSKGAPDGRTWPFTPKVAEGAVVSAGDLLGQVKASVPLRLLVPPLLSGTVTWIAAAGDHFPDAVLAVVGGHEVRMAQSWPVRRQRPAAERLSTDLPLNTGQRAVDLLFPVARGSTVAVPGGFGTGKTMLLQQIAKWCDADVIVYVGCGERGNEMADVIEELSELTDPRTGGRLADRTVTIANTSNMPMMARESSVHTGATVAEYFRDMGLDVVLIADSTSRWAEALREFASRMGELPAEEGYPAGLASQLASFYERAAAVRTLGGAAGSVTVIGAVSPPGGDRTEPVTAHTERCVRCLWSLDRDLAYARHYPAVSWADSFSRDAVTLAAAHARAGDTEWAERRGRVARLLAEADRLADLVELVGITALPPRERVSVLAGRLLREAVIQQNALSPADAYSTPEKTTALVEAALTVIDRCLELVDSGSPADVVEAVDFSPLLRARETAGPAETDPVEAARDTVLDRLKGVT, from the coding sequence GTGGGGTCCGCCGTGACCCCGGGCTGCAGCCAGGGGGCAGACCCACAGGCCGCGGGCTTCGCGCCGGCAGCATCGCGGAGGAACCGTGCATCGCGTCCACGAATCCTTCGGGTGGCCGGCCCCCTCGTGGAGATCGTCTGCCCCGGATCGGTCGCCATGCACGACCTGGTCACACTGGGCGCCGCAGGGCTGCCCGGCGAAGTGGTCGCCATCCGCGGTGACACAGCCACCGTCCAGGCGTACGAGTACACCGGCGGACTGGCCCCCGGACATCCGGCGCAGCCCCTGGGCCGACCGCTGACGGTACGTCTGGCCCCGGATCTGCTCGGCGGTGTCTTCGACGGTCTGCTGCGCCCCTTGACCGACGCCGGAGAATGGCTGACCAGTGGATCGAAGGGTGCGCCGGACGGGCGTACCTGGCCGTTCACACCAAAGGTGGCCGAGGGAGCCGTGGTATCGGCCGGGGATCTTCTCGGGCAGGTCAAAGCGAGCGTGCCTCTTCGCCTCCTTGTGCCACCGCTCCTCTCGGGCACGGTGACCTGGATCGCGGCGGCGGGCGATCACTTCCCGGACGCCGTACTCGCCGTGGTGGGCGGGCACGAGGTGCGGATGGCACAGTCCTGGCCGGTGCGCAGGCAACGGCCGGCCGCGGAGCGGTTGTCTACGGACCTGCCGCTGAACACCGGGCAGCGCGCCGTGGATCTGCTGTTCCCGGTGGCCCGCGGCAGTACGGTCGCCGTGCCGGGCGGCTTCGGCACCGGAAAGACCATGCTGTTGCAGCAGATCGCCAAGTGGTGCGACGCCGATGTGATCGTCTACGTCGGCTGCGGCGAGCGCGGCAACGAGATGGCGGACGTCATCGAGGAGCTGTCGGAGCTGACCGATCCCCGCACCGGAGGACGCCTGGCCGATCGCACGGTGACCATCGCGAACACCTCCAACATGCCGATGATGGCCCGCGAGTCGAGCGTGCACACCGGTGCGACAGTCGCCGAGTACTTCCGTGACATGGGCCTGGACGTCGTCCTGATCGCCGACTCGACATCCCGCTGGGCCGAAGCGCTGCGCGAGTTCGCCTCGCGGATGGGCGAACTCCCCGCCGAGGAGGGATATCCGGCGGGGCTCGCCTCCCAGCTGGCCTCGTTCTACGAGCGGGCCGCCGCGGTGCGCACCCTGGGCGGTGCGGCCGGCTCCGTCACCGTGATCGGCGCCGTCTCCCCGCCGGGCGGTGACCGCACCGAGCCGGTCACCGCGCACACTGAACGCTGCGTACGGTGTCTGTGGAGCCTGGACCGCGACCTCGCCTACGCACGGCACTATCCCGCCGTCTCCTGGGCGGACTCCTTCTCGCGGGACGCCGTCACGCTGGCCGCCGCCCACGCCCGGGCCGGTGATACCGAGTGGGCCGAGCGGCGTGGGCGGGTGGCGCGCCTGTTGGCGGAGGCGGACCGGCTGGCCGATCTGGTGGAGCTGGTGGGCATCACCGCGCTGCCGCCCCGGGAGCGGGTCAGCGTGCTCGCCGGGCGGCTGCTGCGCGAGGCCGTGATCCAGCAGAACGCCCTGTCGCCTGCCGACGCCTACAGCACTCCCGAGAAGACCACCGCCCTCGTCGAAGCCGCGCTGACGGTGATCGACCGCTGTCTGGAACTGGTGGACTCCGGCTCTCCGGCGGACGTGGTCGAGGCAGTGGACTTCAGCCCGCTCCTGCGGGCCCGGGAGACCGCGGGCCCCGCCGAGACCGACCCGGTGGAGGCCGCGCGGGACACCGTGCTGGACCGGCTCAAAGGGGTGACATGA
- a CDS encoding alpha/beta hydrolase, with protein sequence MEELRAGFRAMMGEMIVPAGIRTRTTTLGDRPAVLVEPAGTPKGGTILYFHGGSYVVGSPETAMSLTGNLVTKTGFRAFSLDYRLAPQYPFPAAIEDGLSAYRALLDSGEDPSAIAFAGDSAGGGLTVTTCLAARDAGLPMPSAIVAFSPGLDMTRKGESMDTKAGIDPFFTREGLERTGTMYLAGQDPHQPMLSPAILADLTGFPPILLQAGTNEMLLDDSTRMATHAREAGVDVILDITADVPHVFQAFAGVLDEADEALERAALFLSQHIRTKGTAHTSAG encoded by the coding sequence GTGGAGGAGCTCCGCGCCGGGTTCAGGGCGATGATGGGGGAAATGATCGTCCCGGCTGGGATCCGCACCCGGACTACGACGCTCGGCGATCGGCCCGCGGTGCTCGTCGAGCCGGCCGGCACTCCGAAGGGCGGGACGATCCTCTACTTTCACGGCGGCTCCTACGTGGTCGGTTCACCGGAGACGGCGATGTCACTGACGGGGAACTTGGTGACCAAAACAGGGTTCAGAGCATTCTCGTTGGATTACCGACTTGCCCCTCAGTATCCGTTCCCGGCCGCGATCGAGGACGGGCTGAGCGCCTACCGCGCACTTCTCGACAGCGGCGAAGACCCTTCGGCGATCGCATTCGCCGGGGACTCCGCCGGTGGCGGCCTCACCGTCACCACCTGCCTCGCCGCCCGTGACGCGGGCCTGCCCATGCCCTCCGCAATCGTGGCCTTCTCCCCCGGACTCGACATGACCCGGAAAGGCGAGAGCATGGACACCAAGGCAGGCATCGACCCGTTCTTCACGCGCGAGGGCCTGGAACGCACCGGGACCATGTACCTTGCGGGACAGGACCCACACCAGCCCATGCTCAGCCCCGCCATCCTCGCCGACCTGACCGGCTTCCCTCCGATACTTCTGCAGGCGGGCACCAACGAAATGCTCCTGGACGACTCCACACGCATGGCCACGCACGCGAGAGAAGCCGGAGTGGACGTCATCCTGGACATCACCGCCGACGTTCCACATGTCTTCCAGGCGTTCGCCGGCGTCCTGGACGAAGCCGACGAGGCACTGGAGCGCGCCGCTCTCTTTCTCAGTCAGCACATCCGCACAAAGGGCACGGCACACACGTCGGCAGGCTGA
- a CDS encoding serine hydrolase domain-containing protein, whose protein sequence is MTPLHDLLEAHVGAGTLPGAVGLVARGDQVEVVAVGAQDAGDGAPMARDSIFRVASITKSVTAAALLILVEEGRIALDDPIGMWLPELGKPVVVRTPASPVDDVVPADRPITVFDVLASQAGYGFPSDFTLPAVQELFTVQKDGRVPSNFPPADEWMAALGRIPLLYQPGAAWLYDTCSVLQGVLISRVTGQPLPEFLTERIFGPLGMVDTGFEVPAAKRGRFTSFYRPGDDGSLELADGPDGEWSSLPALPLGNGGLASTADDWLAFCRMLLAGGVSADGRRVLSADSVRMMTTDHTNPAQRDIGELFLEGQGWGFGGSVDIDRTNPWNAPGRYGWVGGTGTAAHVIAATGAVTILLTQVAAMGPVPAPVIREFWRYAANA, encoded by the coding sequence ATGACGCCCCTGCACGACTTGCTCGAAGCCCACGTCGGAGCGGGTACGCTGCCGGGAGCGGTTGGCCTCGTGGCCCGGGGTGACCAGGTCGAGGTGGTGGCCGTCGGCGCGCAGGACGCCGGCGACGGCGCCCCGATGGCGAGGGACTCCATCTTCCGGGTCGCTTCGATCACCAAGTCCGTCACCGCCGCCGCACTGCTGATCCTCGTGGAGGAGGGCAGGATCGCACTGGACGACCCGATCGGGATGTGGCTGCCGGAGCTGGGGAAGCCGGTGGTCGTACGCACGCCGGCGAGCCCGGTGGACGACGTGGTGCCGGCCGACCGGCCCATCACCGTATTCGACGTGCTGGCCTCCCAGGCCGGGTACGGATTCCCCTCCGACTTCACACTGCCGGCGGTGCAGGAGTTGTTCACGGTGCAAAAGGACGGCCGGGTGCCGAGCAACTTCCCGCCGGCCGACGAGTGGATGGCGGCGCTCGGCCGCATCCCGCTGCTGTACCAACCGGGCGCCGCCTGGCTGTACGACACCTGCTCCGTCCTGCAGGGGGTACTGATTTCGCGGGTCACCGGACAGCCGCTGCCGGAGTTCCTGACGGAGCGGATCTTCGGGCCGCTGGGCATGGTGGACACCGGTTTCGAGGTGCCGGCCGCCAAGCGGGGCCGGTTCACCAGCTTCTACAGGCCAGGCGACGACGGCAGCCTGGAGCTCGCCGACGGCCCGGACGGCGAGTGGAGTAGCCTGCCCGCGCTACCGCTCGGCAATGGCGGGCTGGCCTCGACCGCCGACGACTGGCTGGCCTTCTGCCGGATGTTGCTGGCTGGCGGGGTGTCGGCCGACGGCCGCCGGGTGCTGTCGGCCGACTCCGTGCGCATGATGACCACCGACCATACGAATCCGGCGCAGCGCGACATCGGCGAGCTGTTCCTGGAGGGCCAGGGGTGGGGCTTCGGCGGCTCGGTTGACATCGACCGGACCAACCCGTGGAATGCGCCCGGCCGTTACGGCTGGGTCGGCGGCACGGGCACAGCGGCGCACGTCATCGCGGCCACGGGTGCGGTCACCATCCTGCTGACTCAGGTGGCAGCGATGGGTCCCGTGCCGGCACCGGTGATCAGGGAGTTCTGGCGGTACGCGGCGAACGCCTGA
- a CDS encoding transposase, with protein MGADRTAAAALADAVAGAGAGAGAGAARLDPRVRGRLPRAREKGGAATGPSPVDRRKTGSKHHLICDGKGTPLHVITTAANVDDVTRTLDLVDGIPPVAGRPDRPRRRPECLLGDEAYDSLVASPAATTAASSGRRGIAAYRADRDGWVPKQRPARPERTDDEPDEGPAEEQLDGKETELAVEQAPAR; from the coding sequence GTGGGCGCTGATCGAACCGCTGCTGCCGCCCTGGCCGACGCGGTCGCCGGGGCCGGGGCCGGGGCCGGGGCCGGGGCCGCTCGACTGGACCCGCGCGTGCGTGGACGGCTCCCACGTGCGCGCGAAAAAGGGGGAGCCGCGACCGGTCCGTCGCCGGTCGACCGGCGGAAGACGGGCAGCAAGCATCACCTCATCTGCGACGGCAAGGGCACCCCGCTGCACGTCATCACGACCGCCGCCAACGTCGACGACGTCACCCGGACGCTCGACCTCGTCGACGGCATCCCGCCCGTCGCCGGACGACCCGACCGGCCCCGAAGGCGGCCTGAGTGTCTTTTGGGCGACGAGGCGTACGACTCGTTGGTGGCCTCACCTGCGGCAACAACTGCGGCATCCTCCGGGCGCAGGGGCATAGCCGCCTACCGAGCCGACCGGGACGGATGGGTGCCGAAGCAGCGCCCGGCGCGCCCCGAGCGGACCGACGACGAGCCGGACGAGGGACCTGCGGAGGAACAACTCGACGGCAAGGAAACCGAGTTGGCCGTCGAGCAGGCTCCGGCCAGGTGA
- a CDS encoding V-type ATP synthase subunit B has translation MSGTENAVGIEYSGVRELRGPLVVVEGVSGVGWDEFATIVLDSGDRRHGLVLEVDREIAVVQVLENTAGMDRTGTRIAFAGTPLRIPVGTAWLGRVCNGRGDPADGGPPVLGDTYAPVSGTPVNPVRREPPSEPVLTGVGAVDVLTTLVRGQKLPVFSAAGLPHLELAVQIAAQATCGGEPFAVVFAGMGLTHADAAFVRDGLAARSAARELALFVNTADDPVIERLLTPRLALTVAEHLAFTEGRHVLVVMTDMTAYSEALREVSAARGEIPARRAYPGYLYSDLASLYERCGRIRGRPGSVTVLPVLTMPAGDITHPVPDLTGYITEGQIVLSTEVHAVGTYPPVDPLGSLSRLMRKGTGPDRTRADHPSVAAQLIAALARSRQVRELADLIGRPALSPTDLCFLDLEDAFRHRFLAQGADENRSLDESMDRAWEVLLALPASELGMIPAEPVSVNVQAESPSLRPAASRTARPGPRR, from the coding sequence ATGAGCGGCACGGAGAACGCGGTGGGCATCGAGTACAGCGGCGTGCGGGAGCTGCGCGGCCCGCTCGTGGTCGTTGAAGGGGTGAGCGGGGTGGGTTGGGACGAGTTCGCCACGATCGTGCTGGACTCCGGTGATCGCCGGCACGGACTGGTCCTCGAAGTGGACCGGGAGATCGCGGTGGTGCAGGTGCTGGAGAATACGGCCGGCATGGACCGGACCGGCACACGCATCGCCTTCGCCGGGACACCGCTGCGCATACCGGTGGGCACTGCGTGGCTGGGGCGGGTGTGCAACGGGCGGGGCGATCCGGCCGACGGCGGGCCACCGGTGCTGGGTGACACCTACGCGCCGGTCAGTGGCACGCCTGTCAACCCGGTGCGCCGGGAACCGCCGAGCGAACCCGTGCTCACCGGTGTCGGCGCCGTGGACGTGCTCACCACTCTGGTACGAGGCCAGAAACTGCCGGTGTTCTCGGCAGCCGGCCTTCCCCATCTGGAGTTGGCGGTGCAGATCGCGGCCCAGGCGACGTGCGGCGGCGAGCCGTTCGCCGTCGTGTTCGCCGGCATGGGGCTCACGCACGCCGACGCGGCGTTCGTGCGGGACGGACTGGCCGCCCGTTCCGCCGCACGGGAGCTGGCCCTCTTCGTCAACACGGCCGACGACCCGGTGATCGAGCGCTTGCTCACCCCGCGTCTCGCACTGACCGTCGCGGAGCATCTCGCCTTCACGGAAGGCCGTCACGTCCTTGTGGTGATGACGGACATGACGGCCTACTCGGAGGCGTTGCGCGAGGTGTCCGCCGCGCGGGGAGAGATACCGGCGCGCCGGGCCTACCCCGGCTACCTCTACAGCGACCTCGCGTCCCTGTACGAGCGCTGCGGCAGGATCAGGGGCCGCCCGGGATCGGTGACCGTCCTTCCGGTGCTCACCATGCCCGCGGGCGACATCACCCACCCCGTGCCGGACCTCACGGGCTACATCACCGAGGGCCAGATCGTGCTGTCCACCGAGGTCCACGCCGTCGGCACATATCCCCCCGTCGATCCACTGGGCTCACTGTCCCGGCTGATGCGCAAGGGAACCGGACCGGACCGCACCCGCGCCGACCATCCGTCCGTCGCCGCCCAGTTGATCGCCGCGCTGGCCCGGTCCCGGCAGGTGCGCGAACTCGCCGACCTGATCGGACGGCCCGCGCTCAGCCCGACCGACCTGTGCTTCCTGGACCTGGAGGACGCCTTCCGCCACCGGTTCCTCGCCCAGGGAGCGGACGAGAACCGATCGCTGGACGAATCCATGGACCGAGCCTGGGAAGTGCTCCTGGCCCTGCCTGCCAGTGAACTTGGCATGATCCCCGCCGAACCGGTCTCGGTGAACGTCCAGGCCGAATCACCATCCCTCCGCCCCGCTGCCTCGCGCACGGCACGTCCTGGCCCACGCAGGTGA